ACTGTTGAACATTTGGAGTTACAGTGAACTCCGGTAACCCTGAATTTGAACACCATACATCGTTATCGTGACGCATGACCCTGACCCGTATCACCCTTGCTCTAGATTTTCCTAGTTCAAGGACTCACTGTACAGTGTTTCGGATCGATTGAATtgcaagaaagaaaaaaaagacgtTAGCTAAATCTCGTGAACGCAGTCGCAATCAATTCCCGTTGATTTTCATCTCTTTCAAAAAATTGCGGATATATCATATCGCCTAACTAACGTTTACAACAGGATAGAGCCCGCGATTACACGGTCCGATTGGTCCCTTGAAATGACTTTTCACACGTCAACGGTCCTGCGATATTAAATACACTTGGTGTTCTTTACACAATATTCGCGTATCGTGaactatgaaattatttattcatgtatCCTTTGTGTTCTATTTAGGGCTAAGGTGGCCAATAAAATGAGCAACATGACATCGCAAGAGCAGGCGATGAAAGCCGCGGTGCAATCGCAACTTGCCAGGATAAAAAAAGAGGTAGGACTTCCGCTTTCCTCTATTTGTGGATATTGCGTAATGCTTCGGAAATTCATTTTAAGCTCGAAATCTACGAAATAGTCAATTTTgctaatttagaattttttcataaaaattctgaGAATACATCTTTTTAGAATTTGCGTGATTTTTATTGTTgcatatatttgaataaattagtgGATTTTATTAGTTCTAATAGATGCATGTTTAATAtcctaataattattaaaaaaaagatcTAGTTacctcaatattaataataacatgcTTGCCCATTGTACAGCCTATCTTCTTttaggaagaagaagaagaattatgGATATCAGGAGAAGAACTGTATACGGAGGGTAGCAGTGATGAGGAAGAATGCACAACACAATCAACATTGCGTCGCAAAGTAAACAGCAACCAGTCATCGCATATTTCGTCAACTGACACTCATTCTACCGAAACCAAAGTGAAGGTCTCATCTACCAGTGTTCCCAAGAGCAACAACACGGAAGGGCATACACCTAAAGTACCTAAAAACACATCAACGCCTGTCAAAACATCCAGCCCACCAGTAACGGAATCACCACAAATACTTCATCATCCTGTAGGGGAATCACCTACTGTGGtcatgaaaaatacaaattcatcTGATTTCCCTACCGATTGGGATGAAATAGATGACGCGAAAATTTCGTGGAAAACGAAAAGAGGTACCTTTGTATTACCTACTTCTAGTAATAATGCCTAAGAAGAGGCAGATAAATGCTGACAGAcactaaaataatttatcgtcgTTATTATTAGGTCATTTCATAAATTCGTGTCGATTTCTGTACTATAATGTTGCTTTCAGTTATCAACACTGTTCTTAGTATacactaaattaaaaattatatcagaTCATTTTatgagaatataattttttattatagtctgatggaaataatttttaatttagtgtatataataaaatagtttttttataatcCATTTTTTCACTGTATATTCTTGGATGCTATTTCTTACAACATCCACGCATTTAGATTGTTTATTTAGGAACAAATTCTATACGTTGAGAAAAGAACACACGATAATCAGTCAGTAAAATATCTGTAAAGTACGATGGGTCCACTAAAATTTagcaattaaatttcaataactttGATCAAACGATTTGTAAGTTATGGGTCTAGTATTGTTATTgtaatgtataaaacattttgaatatcGCGCAGTCTCAAATGCTTTGTCGCTTTATTCAACATGAAAAAGTCAACAGATGTATATATTGAAATGACAACGTGAATTTAAGGAACGACCTAATAGATTCTTATAAGAGAGTACATTTGTTCGAGAGCCACGACTTTTCTCGTcgtgtgaaatatttctctCGTGTACTTGTGTAAATCGTTAGTCGAGAAATAGCCCTTTGAATGTTCGATTCGATCTCGCTTCTGCACATTTCAGCATTTCCGCAGGAATTAAGATACGCCGCGTATTCTTATTCGACTGATTTTCGTTGCATACACATTTCCACGTATACAGGATATCTCAAACAAATAACACACCTGAGACATCCTGTGTATTACTATTTTGTGTATGATTAGAACGGGAAACAATGTACGAAAGTGCAGACATAGACAACACGATGGTCGCTTTGAAGAGACTAAGATCATTGAAGCAATTATCCGAATTGGATACGAGATCCCTAGAATCGCGCCTCACCGAAGAATCGTTTGATAATGAGAGTCAAAATGAAATTGATAGTTCGGCTACAGACGTGAAAGAGGAATACATAGAAAGAAAAATCTTAGATATGAAGAATCTTGATAATCTTATATGGAAAATGAATGATCGAGTAAAGGTGAATATCCTTTCGTTATATTATTAGAAAGAACATTTGTGAACATGTAAATCACACCGCAGAAAGCAAGAGAAGAAACGTTGATTTGCCAATGTGAAAATCGGAAAAGGCTGAAAAACATTTTATCAGCCAGTCCATCTGAAACTGGAAAACTAGCTGAAAATACACAGCTGTTTCTTCAATTATGTCCGACATATATAACACTTAGCGCAGGTATgacaataaaaatgatatgcaaataaaaaaaaaactggtaataatgtattttttctgTCAGTTTATAAAACTGTGAGAACATTATCATCGGCTGTTATAGATAGCATACGTTTCAAATGTACATATCTAATgatctatttatttacataatttaaaaaaaaaccaaaaaacaaatattaaagagTTGCGTTTGAAATACGAAAAAAACGATTCAACCGCTGCGAAGATAGAATCAGATAACGATAACGTATCAAACATATCGATCGGGGCGAACGGTTTTAATCCGCAAACATTTAGAAATGAAGATACCATGAATCTTAGCTATCTTCACAATTCAGTAAGTATTAAATCATCTTTCTTGAAGCTCATAAACTTTAGGAAGCATGATTCAATGCGTTTTGTTAGTCGAACGATTTCGATTTGGAATTGTTTAACAATGCTGAGAATGAAAGTTGGAGAGTAACGAATTCAACAAGCGATGTTGAAAGAGTAATCGATGAAGTATTAGATTCTGATATTAATCCGTATGTCGTGGATGAGGAAACAAAGAATGTACTTCTAGAAGTGGACAAGAACATTTCCGTGAGTTAACGAAACAGTTTGAGAAAAAGTTCATAAGGAAAAtgctgtttaaaatttttaaattaacaggTCTATCGTAAGGACTTCCGCAATGATCGAGGGCAATTTATGAAGCCGCATGATAGCGTGTTTAATGCGAGTATTGTGATTTCCACGGTAAACAGTGTACCAACAATGAAAAGTTTGCAAGATACCGATAAAAATCTTCTGGATGAAGTGATAAAGGAAGCCCGAATCATTGATCCATCGTCAATTTTAAATGTCGCCGAAGTTGAGATAAACGTATGAGGCAAATGTActtttctaaaattatataattcatctCATACATTTACAACTTTTTCGTAACAGTGTCAAATTTCTCCTAGTATTGTCAGGTCTTTTAACAGAATCAAAATGAAACACTGAAATGACATAAATGAGACCATCGAAAAATAAAACATctctgaaaatattatattaatgatacatatgaaatatttttctaagaatagcttaatggaatttttatgcattattttaaatgtacaaaaaatATGTAATGATATTTGGCTTCTAGTTTAAGCAGTGCCTACTCACTACCcttaatgattaaagaaattgtaaatttcGAATGactataattaaatacatatatattaatacaagtttcgaatatttaatacctgCCGCAATATTCAACTTACTGTATAGTATTCATTCTCTTCTATTGAACACAGTCTTGTCcatatacaataattttctatactatatacattaaattttatcctttttcctatttttatcgGATACCGTATATTTGTCGTAACTTTTAGTTGGATCGAAAGGTTCCCATCTACTAGCAGGAAATATGTGCTTATTCCTTTCATACCAAGATCTGCAAATAATCGATGATTTAGTAAAATATATGTTGTTGTAGAAACCCTTTATTGCTAAAGAATTAAATACCTAAGCAACACTTTTCCGGCATGAGATTCTTCTGTTTCAACAGAAGCATCATGCATGACACGAATGTCATCGTGAACATCAAATGTAAAAAGGGGTCCACTTTTACCTCGTGCCTAGAACAAATTTCAATGGgtgatttctatagttttatgattGTAATCATCTATTTATTCCATGTAACATTTACCTTTGTCACAATAAAGTCATAAAATGTATAATGATGTGGTAGAATAAGATCCTCCTTCACATACATTAACTGATCAgccataactgttttcaattcaCTGAATTCACGTCTTAAAACTTCTAGACATCTTTGAAGGAGTTGATAGATAGAATTACCTGCCAACAGTGCGAACTAATAACAATTAgcatcaaattatttatctgACAAACATAATCTTACAAGAAAATACATATAAGTATAGGCCTTTACCTTTTTTCATTACAACACTTCGTCTGTGTCCAGACCCATCCCAATAACTGaaagttatttcaatttcttcttcttttagcGCATTTTGTTTTCTAGCCCATTCTTGCCTTAGTTCTTCCCTTAATctattttcctcttcttctctttccctATCAGGTAAGAAACTTGTATCTACATCTggatttttctttatcttttttattactggtttatcatcatcatcatggtctttcattttttctaatttcaattCTGACTCTTCATCAGAAACTTCTAGATCATCTTCATCCAAATTAAATGATAAAgcttgtatttgttttttctgtTTATTCTTCTCAGCTTGCTTCGCGGCAAgagctctctctttttcttgttctttttcACGTTCTTTCTGCGCAAGTTTCCTTTCTCGTTCCTTTACTATATTCTCTTGTTttgctttcatttcatttaacgTCACTAAACCGATAGTGGATGTTTTTAATTGTTGTTCAACAGCATTATAGTGAGTTGCAAATTTATTCTCTATATTGTGAATCTTTAAATCATCTTCTATCTTCTTTTTCCTTAATTCGATTTCTTGCTGAgcaatttctctctttttcattAATTGCATCGCTCTGCCAGCTTCACTGGCTGCTCCTTTGTAATGTGCCatgttttagaattattttaaaatttcgaacaaaatttaGTCTCTTAATCTGAGTTACAGTCACAatctgaaaaagaaaattcaagttAGCAATAAAGTAGCATGTACCTCGgcaaatatatatctcatgcGGATGTAAACAAAACCTACACTATGTAGTATCTTATTCAATACggtttaataagaaattaggtATAACTTactaaatatcttttatttattgatgttaACTGGAAATAAGATTATACAACATGAAAACAATTCCACAATGGTTGATCTGTCTGTAAAAAAGAAATGCAATTCCAGTTTTGTACACTTCTATGCATTTACGATCTAAGTTGTTCGCCACCTAGCGTTGAAAAACGGTAGTAAAAATTGTCTATGTATGTATCATGTCAGTATAGTAATGTATACAAAAAGTACATCTGGAAATGTACTTACGACTTGTCATTGCATTGTAAcagaattatattgtattaagcttaaagaacaattaattaaaaatgccAGCGGTAATTGTGGGCCCCCCTCAACGTAGCGAGCAAATGTGGCAAGCATTAAAAACCCACATTACTAGAGAAAGGCAACGGAAGAAACAAGGTAACCTAGCCcacatattaaattatttctaaaatttgaagtttctagctttataattaatataaattaaatcgtTATGCTGCTTTTGTTCCCTAAAAATGTAGTTTACACAAAAAATTGTAATCGATTtatgtgtattataaatatatagaacaagaAGCAGATGCAGAGGAAGAACGCCTGAGGAAGGAAAGGGAACGTCAGCAAAAACAAGATGTAATGACTCTAGGTGAAACCAGAGAACAAATATCAAATCTTGAAAATGAACTCTCGCAGTTAAAAGATGAAAAGCATCAATTGTTTTTACAATTAAAGAAAGTATTGAACGAAGATGATAATAGAAGAAGGAAATTAATTACAGAAGCAAagtttgtattaaattttgtacgGAATAAAATGCATAGTCTGTTGATACATCATAATTGAACTTTATCATTCTACAGTGTATGCACTGAAGTATTAAATGCAGTGGGTGGATACCCTGGTGCAGGTCCTAGAGTGGTTCATCCTCAAGTATTCCTTCCATTACCGCAAAGCAATAGCCCTCTTTATAAAGTTACTGTTGGCACACCGACACATACTTTATTGCCAAGTGTAAGtacatattatttgtatatctCCATGAACAACTGTAACATTTGTACCCTTTGTTTCCTCAGGGACCTTTGAAAAGAACACACAGTccatcaccaccaccaacaGCCTCCCCGTATCATGCTGGTTATGGGTACAAACCAGCACCCTCGATTCCAAGTTATAATCCTCCACCTTCCAGTAAGTACATAGTCGTATGTTACTCGTACCCTTgtactaaaattaaatatttaacaaataatttatgaaagtaaaagaAAGACAGTATTAAACGTAGAT
Above is a genomic segment from Nomia melanderi isolate GNS246 chromosome 8, iyNomMela1, whole genome shotgun sequence containing:
- the LOC116426450 gene encoding protein FAM50 homolog translates to MAHYKGAASEAGRAMQLMKKREIAQQEIELRKKKIEDDLKIHNIENKFATHYNAVEQQLKTSTIGLVTLNEMKAKQENIVKERERKLAQKEREKEQEKERALAAKQAEKNKQKKQIQALSFNLDEDDLEVSDEESELKLEKMKDHDDDDKPVIKKIKKNPDVDTSFLPDREREEEENRLREELRQEWARKQNALKEEEIEITFSYWDGSGHRRSVVMKKGNSIYQLLQRCLEVLRREFSELKTVMADQLMYVKEDLILPHHYTFYDFIVTKARGKSGPLFTFDVHDDIRVMHDASVETEESHAGKVLLRSWYERNKHIFPASRWEPFDPTKSYDKYTVSDKNRKKDKI
- the LOC116426448 gene encoding uncharacterized protein LOC116426448 isoform X1; translation: MSNMTSQEQAMKAAVQSQLARIKKEEEEEELWISGEELYTEGSSDEEECTTQSTLRRKVNSNQSSHISSTDTHSTETKVKVSSTSVPKSNNTEGHTPKVPKNTSTPVKTSSPPVTESPQILHHPVGESPTVVMKNTNSSDFPTDWDEIDDAKISWKTKRERETMYESADIDNTMVALKRLRSLKQLSELDTRSLESRLTEESFDNESQNEIDSSATDVKEEYIERKILDMKNLDNLIWKMNDRVKKAREETLICQCENRKRLKNILSASPSETGKLAENTQLFLQLCPTYITLSAELRLKYEKNDSTAAKIESDNDNVSNISIGANGFNPQTFRNEDTMNLSYLHNSSNDFDLELFNNAENESWRVTNSTSDVERVIDEVLDSDINPYVVDEETKNVLLEVDKNISVYRKDFRNDRGQFMKPHDSVFNASIVISTVNSVPTMKSLQDTDKNLLDEVIKEARIIDPSSILNVAEVEINCQISPSIVRSFNRIKMKH
- the LOC116426449 gene encoding uncharacterized protein LOC116426449, with amino-acid sequence MPAVIVGPPQRSEQMWQALKTHITRERQRKKQEQEADAEEERLRKERERQQKQDVMTLGETREQISNLENELSQLKDEKHQLFLQLKKVLNEDDNRRRKLITEANVCTEVLNAVGGYPGAGPRVVHPQVFLPLPQSNSPLYKVTVGTPTHTLLPSGPLKRTHSPSPPPTASPYHAGYGYKPAPSIPSYNPPPSKSEEAARRSGDSRAVLWNKNNQYSASSFYSTPTGQSVYSYSAPTTQPSREPEPAKSVYLSGNRGTLSTHQTAYVTSLHSLDHKGAYAEDKFYLRPSSHVTVHGGAIPIQQPPQGAKTGGITSGYPVRAPQPPPAPYPPPPPGTYVSASGANVPGRLLYTQPSARYLQREV
- the LOC116426448 gene encoding uncharacterized protein LOC116426448 isoform X2; translated protein: MSNMTSQEQAMKAAVQSQLARIKKEEEEEELWISGEELYTEGSSDEEECTTQSTLRRKVNSNQSSHISSTDTHSTETKVKVSSTSVPKSNNTEGHTPKVPKNTSTPVKTSSPPVTESPQILHHPVGESPTVVMKNTNSSDFPTDWDEIDDAKISWKTKRERETMYESADIDNTMVALKRLRSLKQLSELDTRSLESRLTEESFDNESQNEIDSSATDVKEEYIERKILDMKNLDNLIWKMNDRVKKAREETLICQCENRKRLKNILSASPSETGKLAENTQLFLQLCPTYITLSAELRLKYEKNDSTAAKIESDNDNVSNISIGANGFNPQTFRNEDTMNLSYLHNSSNDFDLELFNNAENESWRVTNSTSDVERVIDEVLDSDINPYVVDEETKNVLLEVDKNISVYRKDFRNDRGQFMKPHDSVFNASIVISTVNSVPTMKSLQDTDKNLLDEVIKEARIIDPSSILNVAEVEINYCQVF